In Dermacentor albipictus isolate Rhodes 1998 colony chromosome 6, USDA_Dalb.pri_finalv2, whole genome shotgun sequence, the following proteins share a genomic window:
- the LOC139061060 gene encoding tigger transposable element-derived protein 6-like — MKSRDCSSAILALCRGRVVHSLPFSSTTTSFHPQDTMATQVKKRKTLSLEQKAQIIAQAESGRKKAAIAEDFGIPASSLSTILGNKDSVRMALASGTSSKHKKVTRPLHEELDKAVHAWFVEARASNVPLSGSIVQQKALNYACLLGIDDFKASIGWLNRFKARHNIVGKVLCGESMSADVDGAAAWKASNMAGILSNFAPADIYNADETGLFYEMLPARTLDFKGQRCHGGKHSKKRITVLLCTNMDGSDKRPPLVIGKSAKPRCFKGTRSLPVQYKANNKSWMTRAIFTEWMMAFDRDMKRQGRKVCLLLDNCSAHHSDEVKLTNTELRFFPPNCTSVLQPLDQGVILSLKRAYRGRLIQRLLFNTETGRDTKVDLYVALQIMSAAWSTLGRSVIVNCFRHAGFAEGRPVHSAGLTPGVTDDDEEASPAPGIAAAWKTLGEIGTVPPNLELDEYIGADACVVVHEDVSDEQIIKAARNDKDSSDEEDDDVQEAPAAATAVQVMDAFDVIRNFVAVRDDDVAMGLLTECENRVTALLAVKRKQTKLTDFWH; from the coding sequence ATGAAATCACGTGATTGCAgttccgccattttggctttgtgTCGTGGTCGCGTTGTTCACTCGCTGCCTTTCTCTTCGACAACGACGAGTTTTCATCCGCAGGACACGATGGCAACGCAAGTGAAAAAACGCAAAACTCTTTCCCTTGAGCAAAAAGCTCAAATAATCGCCCAAGCAGAAAGCGGAAGGAAGAAAGCGGCAATTGCTGAAGACTTCGGAATTCCTGCAAGTTCGCTGTCAACGATTCTAGGCAATAAGGACAGCGTGAGAATGGCACTTGCTTCAGGCACATCCTCGAAGCACAAAAAGGTGACGCGGCCCCTCCATGAAGAGTTGGACAAAGCAGTGCATGCGTGGTTTGTGGAAGCACGAGCCAGCAACGTCCCCCTGTCCGGAAGCATCGTCCAGCagaaagccttgaactatgcatGCCTGCTTGGCATTGATGATTTTAAAGCCAGCATTGGCTGGCTAAACCGTTTCAAGGCCCGCCATAACATCGTTGGAAAAGTGTTGTGCGGCGAGTCAATGTCAGCAGACGTGGACGGAGCAGCTGCTTGGAAGGCGAGTAACATGGCCGGAATTTTAAGCAACTTCGCGCCTGCAGACATTtacaacgccgacgagaccgggctaTTCTACGAGATGTTGCCGGCTAGGACGCTCGACTTCAAGGGGCAGCGCTGTCACGGCGGCAAACACAGCAAAAAACGCAtcacagtgctgctttgcacaaacATGGATGGCTCGGACAAGCGTCCGCCGTTAGTCATAGGCAAAAGTGCCAAGCCGCGCTGTTTTAAGGGAACTCGTAGCCTACCTGTGCAGTACAAGGCGAACAACAAGTCATGGATGACCCGCGCTATTTTCACCGAGTGGATGATGGCATTCGACCGCGACATGAAGCGGCAGGGCCGTAAAGTTTGCTTGCTTTTGGACAATTGTTCAGCGCATCACTCCGACGAAGTCAAGCTCACTAACACGGAGCTGAGGTTTTTCCCTCCCAATTGCACGTCTGTCTTACAGCCTCTCGATCAGGGCGTGATTCTTAGCCTGAAGCGCGCTTACCGCGGGAGGTTAATTCAGCGGCTGCTTTTTAACACTGAAACCGGCCGAGACACGAAGGTGGACTTGTACGTGGCACTGCAGATTATGTCTGCTGCCTGGAGCACACTGGGGCGCTCAGTAATTGTGAACTGTTTCAGGCACGCCGGATTTGCCGAAGGTCGACCCGTACACTCTGCTGGCCTAACACCAGGCGTTacagacgacgacgaagaggcgTCACCGGCTCCGGGGATCGCGGCCGCCTGGAAAACGCTGGGAGAAATAGGAACCGTGCCGCCTAATCTCGAGCTCGACGAATACATCGGCGCTGACGCTTGTGTTGTTGTTCACGAAGATGTGAGTGATGAGCAGATCATAAAAGCTGCCCGGAATGATAAGGACTCTTCcgatgaagaagacgacgacgtacAGGAAGCGCCGGCTGCGGCAACCGCCGTACAGGTGATGGACGCTTTTGATGTCATCAGGAATTTCGTTGCTGTCCGAGACGACGATGTTGCAATGGGTTTGCTGACCGAGTGCGAAAATCGCGTGACGGCGTTGCTCGCCGTGAAGCGTAAGCAAACCAAGCTTACAGATTTTTGGCATTAA